Part of the Desulfobacterales bacterium genome is shown below.
ATCCTCTACAAAGGCATGCCGAGGAGCGCATCGTTTCGGGAGGAAGTCGGCACCCAGTTTCAGCATACCGCGCTCCTGAACTTTCTGACCGTGCGCGAAACCCTGGAAACCTTTCACCGCCTGTTTCATCATATGAATGGGCCGGGCTGGGGTCAAGCCTTGATTTTTGATTTTGAACCCATTATTATCATAATAATTATAAATCAAGGTTTGAGCCTATCCGG
Proteins encoded:
- a CDS encoding ATP-binding cassette domain-containing protein, which produces MKRKGANGAGKTTTIEVIEDITPPTSGEILYKGMPRSASFREEVGTQFQHTALLNFLTVRETLETFHRLFHHMNGPGWGQALIFDFEPIIIIIIINQGLSLSGPRL